From Bifidobacterium sp. ESL0790, one genomic window encodes:
- a CDS encoding aspartate-semialdehyde dehydrogenase, protein MVRINERGVNVAVLGATGQVGMVMRRVLDERDFPIADLRFMASAHSAGTVLNWRGHDIVVEDVAKADLNGIDIAIFSAGGGTSKVWAPKFAEAGAYVVDNSSQWRMHDDVPLVVSEANPDDLDVIPRRIVANPNCTTMACIPVLKALSDKFGLKRLIVSSYQAVSGAGRAGVEQLMNEAKAAVDQGADKLVFDGSAIDFPKPTKVVRTIAFNVVPFIGDVVDDGSEETDEEQKLRNESRKILHLPDLQASCTCVRVGVFTAHGMSVNAEFERDVTPDMAREALKDAPGVELADIPTPQLAAGRDPSYVGRIRQDQAVDGKKGLAFFITNDNLRKGAALNAVELAEIVARKHFADKL, encoded by the coding sequence ATGGTTCGGATCAACGAGCGCGGAGTCAATGTCGCGGTGCTGGGGGCGACCGGTCAGGTCGGCATGGTCATGCGCCGTGTGCTCGACGAGCGTGACTTCCCGATAGCGGACCTGCGGTTCATGGCCTCGGCCCATTCCGCCGGCACCGTGCTCAACTGGCGCGGCCACGACATCGTCGTCGAGGACGTCGCCAAGGCCGATCTCAACGGCATCGACATCGCCATCTTCTCCGCCGGCGGTGGCACCTCCAAGGTCTGGGCGCCGAAATTCGCCGAGGCGGGCGCCTATGTGGTCGATAATTCCTCGCAATGGCGCATGCACGATGACGTGCCGCTGGTGGTCTCCGAGGCCAACCCCGACGACCTCGACGTCATCCCGCGCCGCATCGTGGCCAACCCCAACTGCACCACCATGGCCTGCATCCCCGTGCTCAAGGCCCTTTCCGACAAATTCGGCCTGAAGCGCCTGATCGTCAGCTCCTACCAGGCGGTCTCCGGGGCCGGTCGCGCCGGAGTCGAGCAGCTGATGAACGAGGCCAAGGCCGCCGTCGACCAAGGCGCCGACAAGCTCGTCTTCGACGGTTCCGCCATCGATTTCCCCAAGCCCACCAAGGTGGTGCGCACCATCGCCTTCAACGTCGTCCCCTTCATCGGCGACGTGGTGGACGACGGCAGCGAGGAGACCGACGAGGAGCAGAAGCTGCGCAACGAGAGCCGCAAGATTCTCCACCTGCCCGATCTGCAGGCCTCCTGCACCTGTGTGCGCGTCGGCGTCTTCACCGCCCATGGGATGAGCGTCAACGCCGAGTTCGAGCGCGACGTCACCCCCGACATGGCCCGCGAGGCCTTGAAAGACGCGCCGGGCGTCGAGCTCGCCGACATCCCCACCCCGCAGCTCGCCGCCGGCCGCGACCCGAGCTATGTGGGCCGCATCCGTCAGGACCAGGCCGTCGACGGCAAGAAGGGCCTCGCCTTCTTCATCACCAACGACAACCTGCGCAAGGGTGCCGCGCTCAACGCCGTCGAGCTGGCCGAGATCGTGGCCCGCAAGCATTTCGCCGACAAACTGTAG
- a CDS encoding DUF5701 family protein, giving the protein MSQASKEAQRQLDRIVALGYPDVADMSEAVFRALARPLIDALEDSDLGTDILLVPTHELVSPESLIARTSINRMAGFTTMPPRDVASFLPQDGFEPPEGPFYLVICPHTGTAYVNREPDVARKLIESDERMPLTLEEGLAIATQHPDWLVRKNGFNLLGSRSADGRFPSIWMSQNAPRLGSVWPTSRHTWLGNAYCRSRCGVSLFQ; this is encoded by the coding sequence ATGTCGCAGGCATCTAAAGAAGCGCAAAGGCAATTGGACCGCATCGTCGCGTTGGGCTATCCCGACGTGGCCGATATGAGCGAGGCGGTGTTCCGCGCCCTCGCCCGGCCGCTGATCGACGCGCTTGAGGACAGCGATCTGGGCACCGACATCCTCCTGGTGCCCACCCACGAGCTGGTGAGCCCCGAGTCGCTGATCGCCCGAACCAGCATCAACCGCATGGCCGGCTTCACCACCATGCCCCCGCGTGACGTCGCCAGCTTCCTGCCGCAGGATGGTTTCGAGCCGCCGGAAGGCCCGTTCTACCTGGTGATCTGTCCCCACACCGGCACCGCCTACGTCAACCGCGAGCCCGACGTGGCCCGCAAGCTCATCGAATCCGACGAGCGCATGCCCCTGACCCTTGAGGAGGGCCTGGCCATCGCCACGCAGCACCCTGACTGGCTGGTGCGCAAGAACGGCTTCAACCTGCTCGGCTCGCGCTCGGCCGACGGTCGATTCCCCAGCATCTGGATGAGCCAGAACGCCCCGCGCCTCGGTTCCGTGTGGCCCACATCCCGCCACACCTGGCTCGGCAACGCCTACTGCCGCTCGCGCTGCGGCGTCTCGCTGTTTCAGTAG